One Chloroflexota bacterium DNA window includes the following coding sequences:
- a CDS encoding tetratricopeptide repeat protein codes for MIVNRWLALGFLAMLALPLGVSAMTFYTLATVDPSRIVAGTPLVVTPSPTQLPTETPDPAQIYLDGLVAYDAGDYLLAEARFRAALAQAPNQANWHNSLGLTLTQLGRQDEAIAEYQTAIAFDPALAEAHYNLAALYHALNEWAKAEAAYQTALEADPNLAQAYIGLGNLYQDQGKFVEALTPYEQAVMLAPASSTAQLNLGVAYANAGELAKAELALEKAVALAPDHAPAHYNLGVVYAYQAEAEKARQEFRLVLSLAPDSTWATQAGQQLQQLQP; via the coding sequence ATGATCGTCAATCGCTGGCTGGCGCTGGGATTCCTGGCGATGCTGGCCCTGCCGCTGGGGGTGAGCGCGATGACGTTCTACACCCTGGCGACGGTTGACCCGTCGCGCATTGTGGCTGGCACGCCATTAGTCGTCACCCCGTCTCCAACACAACTTCCAACCGAGACGCCCGATCCGGCTCAAATCTACCTGGACGGATTGGTCGCTTACGACGCGGGGGATTATCTTCTGGCCGAAGCGCGTTTTCGCGCGGCGCTGGCGCAGGCCCCCAACCAGGCCAACTGGCACAACAGCCTGGGCCTCACCCTGACCCAACTTGGGCGACAGGATGAAGCGATTGCCGAATATCAAACCGCCATCGCTTTTGATCCGGCGCTGGCCGAGGCGCATTACAACCTGGCCGCCCTCTACCATGCGCTGAATGAATGGGCCAAAGCCGAGGCCGCATATCAAACGGCGCTGGAGGCCGACCCGAACCTGGCTCAGGCTTACATCGGGCTTGGCAACTTGTATCAGGATCAGGGCAAGTTTGTTGAGGCGTTGACGCCTTACGAGCAGGCGGTGATGCTTGCGCCCGCCTCTTCGACGGCGCAACTTAATTTGGGCGTGGCTTATGCGAACGCAGGAGAGCTGGCTAAGGCGGAATTGGCGCTTGAGAAGGCGGTGGCCCTGGCCCCCGACCACGCGCCCGCGCACTACAACCTGGGCGTGGTTTACGCTTACCAGGCCGAGGCCGAGAAGGCGCGGCAGGAATTCAGGCTGGTGCTCAGCCTTGCGCCCGACTCGACCTGGGCAACGCAAGCCGGCCAGCAACTACAACAACTTCAACCCTGA